One segment of Halobaculum sp. CBA1158 DNA contains the following:
- a CDS encoding plastocyanin/azurin family copper-binding protein — protein sequence MLSTAGCLGGQSSSAQTVTMPGDLTFEPKTSTIETGETVTWTNESDIEHTVTAYEDEIPDGSAYFASGGFESERAAKNRISEGLIAPGESYEHTFDQAGTYGYFCIPHESSGMIGTVQVK from the coding sequence ATGCTTAGCACGGCTGGGTGTCTGGGCGGACAGTCCTCGTCGGCTCAGACCGTCACGATGCCCGGCGACCTCACGTTCGAGCCGAAGACTTCGACGATCGAAACAGGGGAGACGGTAACGTGGACGAACGAGAGCGACATCGAGCACACGGTCACAGCGTATGAAGACGAGATTCCAGACGGGAGCGCGTACTTCGCAAGTGGCGGGTTCGAGTCAGAGCGTGCTGCGAAGAATCGCATCAGTGAGGGGCTCATCGCACCGGGCGAGAGCTACGAGCACACGTTCGATCAAGCCGGTACGTACGGATACTTTTGTATTCCACATGAGAGTTCTGGGATGATCGGGACCGTTCAAGTGAAGTGA
- a CDS encoding metal transporter, producing the protein MADKTQDTTTDGGVTADEEITQPLGLPRWVSALLPIVLLVLVLGVFAFTSPLAGVQSGTPLPDVTITHTTLPSDETVVLHVTNNGPESVTISQVLVDEAYWDFRVEGAGGDQTLAPMESAQIVIPYHWNPGWDLGVTLVLSDGATFHNTIVAPSQSPGFSLGLLGTLAVIGLFVGVIPVALGMLWFPYIKTMSDRWLHAVLLFAAGVLGFLAFDAGFEAFELAERIPGAYEGNLLVVFGIFGALLLVQAISAWREGRVAAGDSRASSGLWIAYLVAIGIGLHNLAEGLAIGSSFALGRVSLGAFLVIGFMLHNVTEGPAVVAPVARGERPALKHFAALGVIAGAPVIFGGWIGSLAYSPTIGAFFLAIGVGAILQVDWEIARMVRDAGGRVASATNLLAFLLGLAIMYVTDLFVAL; encoded by the coding sequence ATGGCGGATAAGACACAAGACACGACGACGGACGGTGGTGTAACGGCTGACGAAGAGATCACACAACCGCTCGGGCTTCCGCGATGGGTCAGCGCGTTACTCCCGATTGTGTTGCTCGTACTCGTTTTGGGCGTGTTCGCGTTCACGTCCCCGCTCGCCGGAGTTCAGAGCGGCACACCGCTTCCCGACGTGACGATCACACATACGACCCTTCCGAGCGACGAAACGGTCGTCTTGCACGTGACGAACAACGGGCCCGAATCTGTGACGATATCACAGGTTCTCGTCGACGAGGCGTACTGGGATTTCCGAGTCGAAGGAGCTGGTGGTGACCAAACGCTCGCCCCGATGGAAAGCGCACAGATCGTGATTCCGTATCACTGGAATCCGGGGTGGGACCTCGGAGTCACCCTCGTACTATCTGATGGAGCAACGTTCCATAATACGATCGTCGCGCCGAGTCAATCACCCGGGTTTAGCCTCGGGCTGCTCGGGACGCTTGCAGTCATCGGGCTGTTCGTGGGCGTGATCCCAGTCGCATTAGGGATGCTGTGGTTCCCCTACATCAAGACGATGAGCGATCGGTGGCTGCACGCCGTGCTCCTGTTTGCGGCCGGCGTACTGGGCTTCTTGGCGTTCGACGCCGGGTTTGAGGCGTTCGAGCTCGCCGAGAGGATTCCAGGCGCATACGAGGGCAACCTCTTGGTCGTCTTCGGGATATTCGGCGCACTATTACTCGTACAGGCGATCAGTGCGTGGCGTGAGGGCCGTGTCGCCGCTGGTGATAGTCGGGCGAGTAGCGGTCTCTGGATCGCCTATCTGGTCGCGATAGGAATCGGCTTGCACAACCTCGCGGAAGGACTTGCTATCGGGAGTTCGTTCGCACTCGGACGCGTGTCGCTCGGTGCGTTCCTCGTGATCGGGTTCATGCTCCACAACGTGACAGAGGGTCCGGCTGTCGTCGCGCCGGTCGCCCGCGGAGAACGGCCAGCGCTCAAGCACTTCGCAGCGCTCGGCGTCATCGCCGGCGCACCGGTCATCTTCGGTGGCTGGATCGGCAGTCTCGCCTACTCACCGACGATTGGCGCCTTCTTCCTCGCGATCGGCGTTGGCGCAATCCTACAGGTCGACTGGGAGATCGCGCGAATGGTTCGTGATGCCGGCGGTCGCGTGGCGAGTGCGACAAACCTACTCGCATTCCTGCTCGGCCTCGCTATCATGTACGTGACTGACCTCTTCGTGGCGCTCTAA
- a CDS encoding multicopper oxidase domain-containing protein gives MPSIDYSSAADVTERLEERLVESLTGETSVSRRTVLGGLGVAGSAAVGLGSSRAAASSDHDDEGEHGNFGAVGEYRDLDFDPHEFLTAFNTGESGQDNVPQQVYEEDGQTVREFEFTAVDTTITIAPGIEFSAWAYNGQVPGPTIRAVEGDLIRVKFTNLGRHAHTIHPHLKNLNPRMDGIPQNGPGVLDTGESFTYEWIAQPAGTHFYHCHSLPLKEHIHRGLYGTIIVDPDPERVRENPREYVNYPGPITDDFREQLVEEAKSRNHEYAENDAVNEMVMVMNSFDTNFDGGNEVYAANTRAFGYGVGDTDGEGNWTAGETKRPIQIDKDQRQRVYLSNATEFDLINSFHTHSQFFDYYDHGTTLTPTNKTVDTIMQCQAQRGIIEIDYSDHEPGLYMFHAHQSEFAELGWMSFFEVV, from the coding sequence ATGCCATCGATAGATTACAGTAGCGCAGCAGACGTCACAGAACGACTTGAAGAGCGACTGGTGGAATCACTCACTGGTGAAACGAGTGTCAGTCGCCGCACGGTCCTCGGCGGGCTCGGTGTTGCCGGGAGTGCAGCAGTCGGACTCGGGAGCTCCCGAGCAGCTGCCTCGTCCGATCACGACGATGAGGGTGAACACGGTAACTTCGGTGCAGTGGGCGAATACCGGGATTTGGATTTCGACCCCCACGAATTCCTCACTGCGTTCAATACCGGAGAGAGCGGACAGGATAACGTTCCCCAACAGGTCTACGAAGAGGACGGCCAAACCGTACGGGAATTCGAGTTCACTGCCGTCGACACGACGATCACGATTGCGCCGGGCATCGAGTTCTCGGCGTGGGCGTACAACGGCCAGGTGCCGGGCCCGACGATCCGTGCCGTCGAGGGCGACCTCATCCGCGTGAAGTTCACGAACCTGGGACGACACGCGCACACGATCCATCCACACCTGAAGAACCTCAACCCGCGAATGGACGGGATCCCACAAAACGGACCCGGCGTCCTCGATACGGGTGAATCCTTCACCTACGAGTGGATCGCCCAGCCCGCCGGTACGCACTTCTATCACTGCCACTCGCTCCCACTGAAAGAACACATCCACCGCGGACTCTACGGCACGATCATCGTCGATCCGGACCCCGAACGCGTCAGGGAGAATCCACGCGAGTACGTCAACTACCCGGGTCCGATTACCGACGACTTCCGAGAGCAGCTCGTCGAAGAGGCGAAGAGCCGGAATCACGAGTACGCCGAAAACGATGCCGTCAACGAGATGGTGATGGTGATGAACTCGTTCGACACCAACTTCGACGGCGGTAACGAGGTCTACGCAGCGAACACGCGGGCGTTCGGATATGGAGTTGGTGACACCGACGGTGAGGGCAACTGGACGGCGGGCGAGACGAAACGTCCCATCCAGATCGACAAGGACCAACGCCAGCGCGTATACCTCTCCAATGCAACGGAGTTCGACCTCATCAACTCGTTCCACACGCATTCGCAGTTCTTCGACTACTACGACCACGGGACGACGCTGACGCCGACGAATAAGACCGTGGACACGATCATGCAGTGTCAAGCCCAGCGCGGAATCATCGAGATCGACTACTCGGACCACGAGCCCGGGCTGTACATGTTCCACGCGCATCAGTCGGAGTTCGCCGAACTCGGCTGGATGAGCTTCTTCGAGGTGGTCTAA
- a CDS encoding metal-dependent transcriptional regulator: MLSAIMEDYLKAIYYLQDETDERVRTSTLAEHMDVEQPSVTSMVKKLAERDFVHYEPYKGVVLTDTGIPVALEIIRHHRLLERYLTERLEYDWAEVHDEADRLEHHISSQFADRIAEQLGNPAVDPHGDPIPTADLDVSPLQSGETLADQQVGDKVRIERVPDNDPDLLRYLSEHEITPTTVVEIVETTSFGMVTLVPDGTDERVALPEEVARSITAQTLAGSSN; the protein is encoded by the coding sequence ATGCTGAGCGCCATCATGGAGGACTATCTCAAAGCGATCTATTACCTCCAGGACGAAACGGATGAACGGGTGCGGACCTCGACGCTCGCTGAGCATATGGACGTAGAACAACCGTCAGTCACCAGTATGGTGAAAAAATTGGCCGAGCGCGATTTTGTCCATTACGAACCCTACAAGGGCGTTGTACTCACAGACACTGGAATCCCGGTCGCGCTCGAAATCATTCGCCATCATCGGCTCTTAGAACGATACCTGACGGAGCGTCTCGAGTACGATTGGGCTGAGGTACACGACGAAGCAGATCGCCTCGAACACCATATAAGTAGTCAATTCGCTGATAGAATTGCAGAGCAGTTAGGGAATCCGGCAGTTGACCCGCATGGCGACCCGATTCCCACAGCGGATCTGGACGTTTCACCGTTACAATCCGGTGAAACACTCGCTGATCAGCAGGTCGGCGACAAGGTTCGAATCGAACGGGTGCCAGACAATGACCCAGATCTACTCCGGTACCTTTCTGAACACGAGATTACCCCAACAACTGTAGTCGAAATTGTTGAGACCACCTCATTTGGGATGGTGACGCTTGTTCCCGATGGCACCGACGAACGAGTTGCACTCCCAGAGGAAGTGGCCCGATCCATAACCGCTCAAACGCTCGCTGGGTCTTCAAACTAA